The genomic stretch actaGGGTGGCACGATTTTCCCAACGTCTTTTCAGCTTCTGAGCTTCGCGGACGTttttgacatcataacacgtaactttgcgacggcggaggaaacttacgcccaaCTAAATGCCGAGCCAGACGAATCGGATCGCGAATAGATGCGTCGAAACgtaatacatgcgagcgagaggctcgaAGCAGAATAACATCAGCCTCCTAACTCAAGCCTCTGTAGACGGCGATAAGCTTGAGGTTGTCGACGAGTCCGTATATGTGTGTTCACTGGTGACCACCGACAATAACAACAgtaaagagatccagagacgcattcaagctggaaatcatggctacttttcacttcgatcgagtcgagtgcaacgacgcacgaagttgccgctgtacaaaaccctgataagaccggtagttctctacggaatcgagactACAACACTTCTTCCGGAGGACGACATAGACGGCCGCAGCATATTTTCATTGCCATGATCCAGCACAAAGCGCTTGcttgtgttgttgccaaaaCAAGGCAACACGTGGGAGAGAAAGCCGATCCCCTCAACCGGCAAAGCAAGCTGCTACCGCGCTACTGCTGAGATATGTAACCAtccggcaagtgatttgtttaggacgaaagcaaattcggaaagccagctgatactggcgCAACTCGCCGTTGCTACCGCCGCActctgctgctgctactgacgCAACCCGCTACGCTACTGCTAATATAGGACCGTTCGTCCGTCCTTACATCTACTAAAAGAATGCAATTAGTTTGACCAGAAGGTTCTTCTATAGTCCAAAAAGTGCATTCCTGGGCTTCCTaggtatactattctgtcgGCCTTTCTAGAGAAAGCCAGCAAGTGACCAATTTctacaaggcttgacaattttcaatagttcgcATAGTCAAACAGCAGTTTTCTCCATTTGggcggatgcgtgtataattctCCAATCGATTTCTGCAAAAAGAAGGAAATCGGTTTGAAAACAAACCAACTTATAAGCAATTAAAAAGGGTCAAATTTCGTCCCTTTTCCGTTGTTAGATTTTCAATCTACACCGCTATGTAGTAGGCTTAAGAAAGACGTAATTATACGTCAGGATACTCGATGCAACAGAATGAATTTTTTCTCTTAATTTATGATTAAAAATTGTGGAATCTGACAAGATTGGACGTACAGCATCCAAAATCCAATGTATTACAAGTAACGACACTTTGAGCACAAGTcttattccgataaaaccactcatttcaaacgatttgccttttgaGTTCGAACGTATCCAATATGAGTTTCGTAATGCATTTGCAGaccataaacaaatcgcaaggtcaATCTTGTAAAGTAAGCGGAATCAATTATGAATTCCCATGCTTtcaatgtttaaaattaattaaataaagtgaaaaaactgggcgggacgaagttcgccgggtcagctagtattgaATGAATTAGCTTTTTGAAGTTGTCGCTGTtataaataggaaaactaaacTATATGCAGCATTATTCTGTTAGCGAGAGAACGAGTCATATCAACGCGCTCCAATTGTATTCATCACGACATAACAGCTGACTGGCACTGGTTAACTCACAAGCTACCGCAGAATTATTTACGTCAACATTACACAGGTGATCAAGTGATTGAAAAAGACATTAGATGTCAATGAAAGCAGTTGGGATTTGACTCTAAAGATAACAAGAAGGTAGGTTTGTTTTGGTAAGAGTCTAGCACCTTTTCCCCATAACATCTCTCCCGTTACTTGCTGATTCCGGTCTAATAGATTTATTGAAAGGATTTATTGGACAGATAAGATAGAGAAAGTTTCATCATACGAGTGTTTTCAGCTAGGCAAACGCTCCTTCATGGACTATGATATAACTATGAGTGCATTTGCGTAATCAGTAAGTGGCTCAAACTGTACATACCACTCGTTTTTAGGCAGGATTTCATAGAAAGAAAGAGTTGAACATTATTCATTTTAGTTAATTTTTGTAtcaatatttattatttaataaaattgaCACTCTATTGCAGCTTTACATGTAGTGTTGACAATGAATTACATTGCCAACTTTCAATGGTAACATATTCATGAAAGGAGCGACCACTAAACCATAGCATAAACATTCTAAGCTAACATTGATTATGATTTGAATCAATCAACGAAAAATTTCGATCATTGATCTTTTGTCCACACAACCACGGCTGTCTGCTCCTGGCTATGCATAGTGACTTAAATAACGCACGCTCATCAGTCAACGCTAGCAGTTAAAAGCGAGAACATTGATTGTCACCGATTGAGAGTTTTTGCCCTTCGGTAAAATAGAATGCAACAATGGCTAAAAATATCACTGCTGGTTTGTACGTTCGGCTTTCTAAAAGAAATCCGCCCTAGCGAACCGTTCATCGTGGACTATTTGGCCGGACCATGGCGCAACCTCACAATGAATCAGGTTTGAGAAACCTTCATTAAGTTAAATTCAGTTCTGAATATGCCATATCATTTCAGGTGGTACAGGAGGCGTTCCCGATTGGTACGTACTCGTACCTAACACAGCTAGTTGTAATCTTTCTGGTTACAGATTTCTTGCGATATAAACCGTTAATAATAGTCAATGGACTTGCTGGTGTCGTTGTTTGGAGTATGTTAATATGGACTGTGTCACTGCAAGGATTGAAGATCCTCGAAGTGTTTTATGGCACATATTGTGCTGCGGAAATAGCATATTATAGTTACATTTATGCGAAAGTCGATAGGGAACATTACCAGAAAGTAACTTCACACACCCGAGCTGCAATCTACAGTGGAAGATTTTTTGCCGGAGTTCTGTCGCAAATCTTGCTGTACACCGAGGCAATGGATTTGAAACAGTTGAACTATCTCTCACTGGCTGCACAGATTTGCGCTACGATCTGGGCACTGTTTCTACCACCGGTGTCAACCAGCATGTACTTTCACCGGGCTGCGGTCCAAGCAGGTAGAATTAACACTTTCCTAGAGGAAAATACCCAGAAGGACGACAACAGTGACGAACAGAACCACCTCGAGAAACAGGCAACATTCAAGAGAAAAGTAATATCAGCATTTATTTTAATCTGGATCCACTTTAAATCAGCGTACACAAACTTGACCGTACTTCAGTGGAGCATTTGGTATGCGCTTGCGATGGCCGGCTTTATACAGGTGACTGGCTATGTACAAGCATTGTGGAGTGAGGTCGATCCCGAACAGCCCGCTGTTTGGAATGGCGCTGTAGAAGCAACGGTAACACTACTAGGAGCGGTTGTATCACTACTAGCCGGCTACATCCACACCTGGTTTCTGAAGCCCAGGAGTAGCCTCTTAGCCTTATCACTGCTATCACTTATGCAGGGGGGCCTCATTATGGTTGCCACAACCGCCAGCAATCTCACGCTTTCGTATGTCGGATACATTGGCTTTGGTGTGTTGTATGCTTTCACAATTACAGTGGTCAGCGCTGAAATTGCCAAAAACATATCGGATGACAGTTTCGGGTTGGTGTTTGGCTTCAATACATTGATAGCTCTGTCGCTTCAAACCCTGCTTACGTTTGCAGTAACAGACGCCGCCGGATGGTTTGCACTGGATGTGGTTGGACAGTTCACCGTGTACAGCTTTTACTTTGTTGCGCTTAGTGTTATCTATTTGATATTCTTGATTGTTGAGATAGTAAAATTTTATAAGAGACGTACTTGAGGTTAACGTTTGTCGTGAACTGTTAATTTAGTAATAGATAAGGCAGGGTACTTAGAATTCATTAGGAAACAACTGTAGTGGTAGTTTTACTTCAGTACAAATAAATTAGACTGATAGTTTGCATTATGTCAAGTTTAGTCTTTTCGATTCAGGAAAGTGATCCTTGTGAAATATACCGCGTAGCACATGATGCCGtgcaaaacacacaaaaaacaacaacattTAAGTCTTAAGTTTGTTGTTTTTTGATAATTGTGACTCGTGACCTAATACTCCGCTATTCATCCGAAAATGCGACACCACTGTATAATTTAATTCATGCGGACATAAACAAAcgacaactaaaatttttattacaaaatataAATCTGAAAATCAGAGCTCGAAAACATTTACCTATGATACTACAAAGAAAACGCCTAAAAATACCACatttgttcctttttttttggaagagtGTGTTTACACTGCTCGGGTTTTTTACACCGCGTCGGTGAAGGCCTGAATGTTTTGATTAGGACTTACTTCCAGGTTGTGACATTCCGCTTGGGGAACTTGACTTTCTGTTaattatacacaaacttcgcgGCCAACTGTTAACGTACAGGACGCTAACAGTCGCTCCCAAGCCAGGATTCGAACAGATGCCTGGCTTGTGATCAGCCAAAAAGGCTGAGATTGTACGTAGTTAACATCAAACGACTTTTAAAATTTCGAACCATTCAAAATACTTTTACTAGTTTAAAAAGCAATGAAGAATGCTCATAAATCATTTTATTCAATTTACGTCTACCTTTTATAATTCATTATTTGCTtaagtattatttttttcaattgtatgaAAGGACGAAAACAGCAACCATAATAAGCATCGACtataatatatatttatatacaatAAAGATATAtttacaaataaacaattcactTGAGATCACCAGTACTATTATCCATTTGCAtcgattttataaaaaatccgTAAGGACGTTTAACATCTTTGCTACTAGCCGATACTCCGGCGGAAACTGGGACGGCAACAGTCTTCAAATGATCCCAGCTGGTAGCGAAGGGAGGATTTCCCGCTACTGATGACAGTGAGCTCTGCTGAGGCTAGGTGTTCAGAGGGCCGGAAACAACAGTATATGGCGGTTGATTTCCTCCGACAGCATTGAGCATCTGAAAATAAAGGCAAAAACAGGAGAAAATCGTCAATATGATGATAGAATTTATTAAAGAACAAGAGAGGTAAAATATGCATCAGAAAACGATCGGGATGAAACCAAACGTGATGTGATGTTATTGATCTATGTtttataaaaagttaaaaagaaaacaaatcatAGCAGTTTATAATGGTGCTCAAATAAAAACTCGTTGTATCAAGTTGCAAAAGACTTGAACGCCTTTCACTCAAAGTAATGCTTTGGCGCTTTGTTCGCGACCATATGTGATTAATACAATCAATACATCTAAAAAACTATTGCCCTTTATGCCAATTATGTCAACTGATAACATTCGAGCTGGAAGTTTTTCTACAACATGGCGCATCGCGAATGTTATGGATGGGTATCCTCACAGCATTAGACCAATAAACTGAGCAGACTGTTGTTATGTCTGATCTCTGtgatttattgatttaaaaCGTGTTCACTGCTTCTGATTAAATCGTTGTGCTGAATTTTCCCACAAATCGGTtatatttttatacaaaaaaaattaaccagTTTCGCTCAAAAGTACAAGTAATTACTATTTAAAATGAGTAAGCGAACAATTAGAGTGCAACTAGTGCGATAGCAGCAGTGACCCTAAAAAAGTCAGTTATAGCAGAGACTCTCGCGCCGGTTTAGCACATACAAAAACGAGATGTTCTAGTTTTGGATGAACAATACATACAAAAACGAGATGTTCTAGTTTTGGATGAACAAAGTATTTTTTGAACCAGTTTTTCAAATAATAGTAAATTAAAATACATCATAGTCTAGACACAAACCTATAGTTTTGTACATTGCTCAAGCGCGTCgctagttatgataaaaggcaTGAACATATTAAACCGTacgaaaaaataagattttgttCTGCTCTTCTTATTGTTTTAaggaagtactataaactttcTTCGCCATATGGCAGTATAAATCTCTTAACAAAAACTGATAAATAAATTGGGTAAGAAATCAACAAATCATACACAGAATAGGAGAACACCCAATTATCCATTATggaagagttgaatttttctcaaaaaattaaaataattggtTTACTGATTCGTAATCTATTGTTTTTGCTGTATTGTTGGAAACTTAAGAATAACAATCCAAGGAATCCCCTGATTGTGCATCAGTAGATACCATGAAAGTCTGTCCAATttacaaaatgaaataaattcatTCGTATGCGTGTCACGCAAGGATCGTCGATTCTGGCGAACTGAAATTTATCGCTTTAAATTAGGGAAATGATGGATGATAAAAAGAAGTaatcagaaaaaaacgaaagttaGTTAAACACACCACACGCTATTATACGTGGATTAATTTACCAATCGTTGGAAGGACGGTCCTTTGCCAAGCTGAGCTCCGCCTCTCGTTGATGTGATTatcagttgttgttgttgttgttgttgttgctgttgttggtgTTGAGCAGCTTGTATTGTCAGTCCAGATCGTCCGTTCAAATTTAAAGTTTGTACAGTACTTATCTTCGGTGTCGTCATGTGCTGCACGGTTGTCTTACTAGCGCTGACCACATTCGTTGGCTTGCTGGCAATTGCGGTGCTTGGCAAATTAAACTGACTTTGAGTACAACTGTTCATGTGAGTCGCCCAGTGTTGCTGCTGGCAAGGATAATCACAGTATGAAGTGTTCCAGCAGCAATAAAATAGCGCTTCTTTGCCACAGTTTATGCACCACTGTTTCTTCTTAGCTTCTTCCACCGATCGGATGCGCTCTATTTCGCATTGCTTGCGAACTTCGTTAATGATACGTGCTTTTTCTACATCCATGTTTTTACGCATTTCGCAAAGCACAAGATCGGAATTGTGCTTGAGTTTAGTAATTTCCTGCTGGTGGCAGTGTTTGAGCTTCTCAATTTCTAGTTCCAGAACTTTGACTTTCGCCTCCAGGGCACCGCTGTTATTCGAGAGATCTGCCAGCGTGTCTTCGATAACGGATCGGAAAAAGTCGGCCATCTGTGAATTAGAGAATCAGTTTCACCACATAAAAACAACCCCATATAAACGAAAACATACCTTGTAAGAGTTATTAATTAAAATCTGAGAAACGGGACCAGCTCCTGAAGGGTAGATGCAGTCGCCTTCCGACCGTAGCGCGCCACTCGGCCGGGACTGCATTTTTGGTGGAGTGGACACAATTGTTTCTGTAACCGCTGCAGCCAAATTCGGTGTAATAAAGCCAGACATCATATGCTGACCTTCGGCGACGTTGGTAGCGGCTGGTGAATTTGCAGAAGTTCCTGCAGTTGGTGTAACATTCTGCTGGAGTGGGACCGTACTGGGCCCGGCAGCTTGTTGTTGTACTGTGCTTCTCGTTGCTACGTTGGCTATCGGGACGGTCGTGTCATTGAGATTTGCTCGAGTTAGTGCAACTGGATTCACTGTCGTCGGTTGTTCGCCAGAGGCCAGCAATGGACTTGGAATGTGTACCATATGCATCATGTTGCTACCATTTTTAGCTACTGGGAAACTGTTTGCTATTGATACGGGCATTCCACTTGGTTGATTTGGGGTACGCATCAGGGAGGTGAAAGTAGACTGATTCACAGGTTGTGCTGTAATTTTACGAGTcctttgttgttgctgttgctgctgatgttgctgatgctgctgttgctgctgctgctgttgttgtggtGGAATATTTGGGTTTGCATGCTTTGCCGGCGTTTTGGAGAGATTTTTTGGTTTCTCCGCAGGTGTTACTATTACAGGTGTTTGGCCGTTACTTCCGGGAATATTACTTACAGTCTGGTTTCCAACTTGATGGGTGAGTTTGTTGATGTCTTTGACCATTATTCGATTATTAGTACGAATCATTACTTGATTAGTACTAACAGCTCGCTTATTGTGAACTTCTGAAATACTAGGTGCTTTATTGGCCACAACCATCCTTTCATTTTCTTCATCAGATAAAGGTTCAGCTTTGATTGGCAGCAATTCTTGTGAAACTATTGACGCAGCGTTGTCAGACACATTACTTGTCACTTCCGAAGTTTCACTAGAAGGCGCGGCAACTTGTGGGGGTGGAACTGGTACCGCAGTGACAATAGGATGAATCGAATCAGGTGGTTGCTCTTCCTCTGTAGGctcggtttttatttcatttgcaGTTAGTGGTATTAGCGGAATTGAGCTATTTTTCGGAATAGTGGGCGGTACACCAATAACGCtgcaaggtttatcattaataGGGGTTTGTGTTTCAGGTGCAGCAGGAACAGCATCCTTTTGCTTATCATTTTTTGACGACAACTTAGTTTCGAAGTCGAGGGACATACTTTGCGTATCGCTTGTCTCACTACAGTCTGACTCTTTCATATCGCCTTTACCGTCAAACGACTTTGATTTAGACTTGTGTTTTTTCGCGGGTTGTACAGTCTTCCAACTATCTGACTCCCGTTGTATGACCACAGATTCTACTTTGCTCTGTTTCTGTTCCTTCATAATATCTCCAAGCGGGCTTACGCTTTTACGTTTACGACTGAAGTGACTTCGCTGTGTACTCGTTTTGGGCAAATCGGTAGTAACAGATTCTCCTTCCTCTTTTACATTACAGATTGTATTGCGACTATGtcgcttttttgcttccttgGAAATTTCCTGACTCACAGTAGCATCTTCTTCAGGACTAACACTCTTTCGTTTTCTTGTGCTGTACTGACGTATTGCTCTTGTTTCATACTCTGGATTGATATCAGATATATTTGTTTCATCTTTACTAGTATCATGAGGCAAATGAATTTCAGTTTCCTCAGAAGTCTTCACATCAACGTTATCGAACACCTCACTTTTTGACTTCTCTGGTGAAGCGATACTGTCACTGCGCGCTACTTTTGGTGTTGACGTTTTAGTAGGTGCACTTATTTCCACTGGAGACACCGAGAGAAAATTATCTGCGGTTTTAATGATTCTCAGCATCAGCTTTGCTTTTTGCGAATCCCCACTTTCAGCTATTCGCTTCAGTACTCCTGGAATCATAGATTCCAAATGCTCATCTAGCCTGTTTGCTTCGACTGGAGTTCGAAATTCTGCATATTTAAACTGTCCAAACTTTCGCTTCAATTTTGCAATATACTGCTCGGCTTCACGCATGCACTCTGCCATGTTAGTACGACGCTGCAATTTTGTGTTAGGATCTTTCTCGCAAAACAGATAGCATTCCTTTATCGGAACCCAAGCACGATCGTGGTCACCGAAAAATCGAACATCTACAAGTTGATTACTGTTCACTGACATTAACTTGGCCGGCCAAAATGGGAAACCTTTCAGTTTGGCCCACACTAAGAGATGAGGTTTCGTGCACACCTCAGTGAACCAAGTTTTACAGGTGTTTGCATTGAAGTAGCACTCGTTGCAAGCTTCGATTTCGTTAAGCTCCTGTTTGCAGATTTTCATTAAAGCTTTCGCTATTGGCAATAGCTTGCTATTATCTAGAAAATGGATTGGAAAATCACACGTGTCACCACTTTTACTACTATTACTGCTACTTACTAGGATAAATCGACGCATTGTGTAGAATCCAGCCTATGTCAGCCTGGAACGCATCGGTTGATTGATATTTCTGGTCGTCCACATTTTTCTGCAGCATTGCAAGATCGACATGTTTCGTTACATACTGAGCATAGTTAGGAAATTGTTCATTATCTAGCGGATTGAAGATCATGCTCTGAAATTAGGGTAGAACAACATTTAGTCATTATGGACATTATTAAAATGCACTGCTGATTCTGCAGTTGTTTTATGTacatttttcgatttgttttcGAATGCTAGTTTTTATAGCTGGTTTTTATTAAATTTCTTTACACCCGTGATTTATCATCATGGATGATAGTACTATCAAaaagatttacagattttcaacgaaatataaaaaataaaggctCTTCGACAATGCTTTTCAAACATATGATCAGCGTGCGACCAAACCGCATAAAGCACCATTTTATCAAAAATTGAATCAttaacaccagtggatgtgGAAActaataatctatctttcatgagaAAATGAAATCATTCgaacagtttataatgataTTATAACTACAAATTCACTGTAGTAGCTTGTAGCTTGTCGGGGTGGTTAAATTTTGAACACTTATTACATACTTGAAATATGTAATGTTTTTGGTGCTTGCATGCCAATTATATATCGATGAGATGCCACGGCATCTGGTTGCTTTTGGTAATATAATCGAAAAACTATCAAAGTTCATAACTAAACTTTCAGAAGCGCTGAATGTAGTAGGGTTTGAATAAGTCCTGAGATTGAATACACatctagaaaaagaaaaaacaccTGACAAATCCGACAACGTGAACGacgttttgaaaaatttacaagctCATCAGTTTACTTTTCATCAGTTCTCCACAATTGGAAAATTGCGAACAcatgtttaaaaaatatttcttgaatattagattttttgaattcatttttctCCTCATAGTGAATTTAATCCTGCTAGGAACTTATgagatataaaattttaaagtaGATAATAAAATTCTGTAGCTTATCACAGCAATTCGAATTGACTTGAAAGTTTATCTTGATGATCTCCATTTTTGCAATATCTTTATGTTTTAACACCAGCAAAATAAAGAATAATGCAAAATTAGACTTTAAGTAATTTGATATACCTACATACTGTAGAAATTTTATGTTTGAGTGGATTCTAGATTAATATAATAATTATTCTTTGAGTTGTTCAGGAGGTACAGTCAAATTTCGTGAAACCAGATTTCAACGGAAAAGTTACATTCGTTTTCAACAATTGCATCTTGAATAGCACTAACGTGCGCAAAAGACAAgaataattgatttttatttgctactcgtgaaaacccgtACATGTGAAACATTCAGCGTTGAATAACAATGATATGAGCAGCACATTTCCGACCTGTTTTTGTATATTCACCCATTCTCTTGCATGTTTGTGTGGCACGGTGCTCAAGCAGTGAGCGCGACCGAGAAATCGGAACCCGTAGCACCCATACATGAACACTTTGATATTTATACGCTTCCATGATGTATACGCTTGAAAATCTTTTCTTTGATTTGCACCAGCCGTAGATGAAATAAAGTGGTGTTTTGAAATTTCGGTAATCAAGAATCCAAGTTTGCACGTTATTTATGTTA from Wyeomyia smithii strain HCP4-BCI-WySm-NY-G18 chromosome 3, ASM2978416v1, whole genome shotgun sequence encodes the following:
- the LOC129729176 gene encoding MYND-type zinc finger-containing chromatin reader Zmynd8-like isoform X2; the encoded protein is MSSTNPSGDTARLVPNIPPPTVSVVSPTIGCSMIDSRNVYKISPAKSSVLSPQQPQQDIVKIRLTKDDSGTGFGYTKSIISTVQSPQGNRSNTTLSQPNSSLFVLDKDKHLTLNKRETIETYFVRKPPPSAGRPGYETMQKNAKKSNFVSDKSDSKSTPQKLNFNLAQQPTLQLKTSQNKIVLVKMLPKIPQNGPQMLASPPTSRSSVSPTTLALARSVQGLRPLPPVGSPTKPTATTQLVMTRSPEKKESVASRVISRSESTPSLSPSHTVTAAAPTINTSSSIEGTKSSNLFANNSAPTEKVPDDQILPKCDNVQKAIPTVDNQNNDECDNATATVNVKMSREMKCLKASQDSSKILTEFMQDSKSEKLRKRRRSRYDGDDSQSCGSLTPTSMKRYSVCGRDDEDLDDGSPSSGLKRTGMRSANAEFSLKQRKFLSSIHHTSDGSDNSDHELDPASTGKSVNLHIPVAPKPGWDKFCWRCKTCEPGLETCAGCIRCFHPVCLKLNPAFFIVEKKWNCPECIKLQSSDESGSDEGGKPVKDKLKIDSLTVSLKFAMKRMQLLKGSMIFNPLDNEQFPNYAQYVTKHVDLAMLQKNVDDQKYQSTDAFQADIGWILHNASIYPNNSKLLPIAKALMKICKQELNEIEACNECYFNANTCKTWFTEVCTKPHLLVWAKLKGFPFWPAKLMSVNSNQLVDVRFFGDHDRAWVPIKECYLFCEKDPNTKLQRRTNMAECMREAEQYIAKLKRKFGQFKYAEFRTPVEANRLDEHLESMIPGVLKRIAESGDSQKAKLMLRIIKTADNFLSVSPVEISAPTKTSTPKVARSDSIASPEKSKSEVFDNVDVKTSEETEIHLPHDTSKDETNISDINPEYETRAIRQYSTRKRKSVSPEEDATVSQEISKEAKKRHSRNTICNVKEEGESVTTDLPKTSTQRSHFSRKRKSVSPLGDIMKEQKQSKVESVVIQRESDSWKTVQPAKKHKSKSKSFDGKGDMKESDCSETSDTQSMSLDFETKLSSKNDKQKDAVPAAPETQTPINDKPCSVIGVPPTIPKNSSIPLIPLTANEIKTEPTEEEQPPDSIHPIVTAVPVPPPQVAAPSSETSEVTSNVSDNAASIVSQELLPIKAEPLSDEENERMVVANKAPSISEVHNKRAVSTNQVMIRTNNRIMVKDINKLTHQVGNQTVSNIPGSNGQTPVIVTPAEKPKNLSKTPAKHANPNIPPQQQQQQQQQHQQHQQQQQQQRTRKITAQPVNQSTFTSLMRTPNQPSGMPVSIANSFPVAKNGSNMMHMVHIPSPLLASGEQPTTVNPVALTRANLNDTTVPIANVATRSTVQQQAAGPSTVPLQQNVTPTAGTSANSPAATNVAEGQHMMSGFITPNLAAAVTETIVSTPPKMQSRPSGALRSEGDCIYPSGAGPVSQILINNSYKMADFFRSVIEDTLADLSNNSGALEAKVKVLELEIEKLKHCHQQEITKLKHNSDLVLCEMRKNMDVEKARIINEVRKQCEIERIRSVEEAKKKQWCINCGKEALFYCCWNTSYCDYPCQQQHWATHMNSCTQSQFNLPSTAIASKPTNVVSASKTTVQHMTTPKISTVQTLNLNGRSGLTIQAAQHQQQQQQQQQQQLIITSTRGGAQLGKGPSFQRLR